CAATACGCCGCCCGGGGCAAAGAACCGTTCAAAGTCCTGCAGTGCAACATCCCGCCCGGAGTCAGGATTAAACGGATAATGGCGGGCCAGATTCTGCTGGAAGGGCTGATACACTTCCCGATACCACTCACGCTCGAGTTGCGCCACCGCCTGGTCCAGAACCACTCGCCAGCTTTCCGTGGCCAACCGGGTCAAAAGCCGATTGAGGGGCTCGGGCTGGTTATCGGCCATACGCTGCAGCGTGAAGATCGGATCCGCACCCTGCAGGCCCATACGGGCCCGGGCAGCGACCAATGCAGCCTTGCCCTTGTCTGGCGCTTCCTGGATGTTACGTATGTACTCGTGAAGCTCCCCGACCACCAGCATGATCTGTTCAAGTCCGGTTGGCTGATCGCCATTGTCGCGGGTCAGCTGGTTGAGCTCCGCAAACTGCCGTTCAATATCCTGCAGCATGCGGAAATGGGGCGACTGCTCCAGAAGCTCCCGGGCTGCGGCACTCTCCCCTTGGCCGGAAGGCACAAGACGCGTGTTGTGGCGAACCTGCCCGAGCAGGCTTGCCAGGGGCTCGTGGCCACTGATCAGGCTCTCCAGAATACGTACGCCGTGGTTCAGGTCCTCAAACCGCTGGATATCGATGCGGCTCAAGGCAGTACGCCAGGCCTCGGCGTAGTGCTCGGCATAGAGGGTCTGCAAACTGGCCAGCAGTCTGGCTTCATCCGCCTTGCTGAATTCAACGTTGTCCCTGCGACCCAAAACCCAGGCGTCCACAAGGGCCAGCTCCGTAACCGAGCCGGATTTACGCAGGAACCATTTTTCCAGCCCCTCCCGGGTCAGCAACGCGGGGATGGTCAATGGATCTTCCTCCCCCGATCCGTCAGATACGACCGGCTCGCCATAGCCATCTACCCGGCTGAATACCGTGCTGAATGCTGGCCCGGCTGCACGTGCCAGCTCCAACGGAGTGCGGAACTCCTGCTCTGCTTCTATTTCCAGATCCCGGTAGACCCGGTCTGGTGTGGCAACCCGTCCAAGTTCATGCTGCGCCCATTGGACACTGCTGCGGAACGGCGCCAGGGTCATAACTGCAACCGCATCTCCCTCTTGGGTGAGACGCGCCAGATCGGTATGGGCCATGGCGTAGTCCAAATGACCCATGAGCCTCTGCTGCAGGTCGCTCTGGCCGGGGAACGCCTGCTGCCAGTAGTTCTGCATGTATCGGGTCACAATATCGTTCCGACGACCACTGGCGTCATACAGCATCCGCAACACCCGCAGGTGCTCCAGGCGCTCGGTGCTATCGTCCGGCGCCCGGCCCATCTCGGCCATCACACCGAACATCAGGGCTGGCAGGTACTGGTAAGCGAGCATGTCGAGGTAGGATTCCTCCACTTCCGGGCCAACCTCATGGCCACGGTATAGGCCCATATCACTGAGCAACGGCCAGTTCCGGCGATGGTCGCCAAAAGCCAGAGTCGCCTCACGGAGTTCATCCAGCGGGCCGAGCAGATTCCGGCCGGTGTTGTCCGGTTCGAAACCCACGGGCTGCCAGTTTTCAATAAAGCCCTGAACACGAGCTTCCACGGCGGCAGCGGCCTCTGCATTCCTGATAAAAAAATGCTGCCAGCCGGCAGTCATACCGGCACCGGCGCAAATAGCCACCACGGCGGCCACGGCCAGCCGGCGTTGCCGGGACTGAATCACCCGCCGGTTATCACCGGCCAGGCCGGCCTCCGGGTAGATGATCTTGGGAAACAGTTCACGGGTAAACAGATTGGCGGACTGCCCTGACCGTTGAGCCGGCTGAATGGGCTCGGCAATTTGATAGTTGGCGGCGGCGGCTGAGACAAAGGCATCCTCCGGCACGCCTTCCTGCAACACCGACGTGAAGAAGGTGCCACGCACCATCGCTGGCGTCGAAAACACATCTGCCGACAGCAGGTCAGTCAGGAACTGCTCCAGAACAGGCTTCAGGCCGGCAAGCTGGCGGGTGAAGGAATAGGCCGCTGCCCGTTCCTCGGCATCCCGGGTATTGGCCAGAACATCCGGCAGGCGATCAGTAAGCCGCTCAACCAGGGCTGTGTATCGATCAACGAATTGGCTCAGCCAATCGTCACTGTCCATCTGATTTTCGAGGCTGAAGGTAAAGCCGAGGGCCTGGTCCTTCTCCTGCTTGCTCAGGGTCCGCACCGGCGGACCGAAACCGTAGAGCAGGTCCATCTTGGTGAAGGTGACATACACGGGCAGGCGCGAGCCGATCTGCTCCATCAGTTCCCGCAGGCGCGTGCGCAACAGGATGGCCCGATCCCGCCTCTGGTCAGGATCTGCCACGCTCAATCTGGCCAGATCGATCGTCAACACCACACCATTCAGGGGACGTTGCGGGCGATTTCGCTCAAGCCAGGCAATGAAATGATTCCAAAGACGCTGCTGGATCTCAGCGCCAGCGCCCTCACCCTGACTCTGGCTCAGCAGTTCACCATCCGGATCAATAAGCACGCCGTCATCGCCGATCCACCAGTCAAAACCGAAGGCATTGCGATCGCCCCGATTGTTGCGGGTGACATTGGTGAGCGTGTAGGTCTGTCCGGAGCGTTGAATCAGGCTGGTCTTGCCGGCATCTTCTAGCCCCATCACCAGATACCAGGGCAGCCGGTAAATGCCTTTGCGGCCCGGAAGGTTGCTCTTCAGGGCTGCCAGTTGTCGATCCAGCAGGCGCTGCTGCTTGCGCTCCATGGGCAGTATCGGATCTTCCTGTTCCTTCTGCGCCTCGGACTGTTTGACATTCACCTTGCGCAGACGGCGCGCCAGCACCATGCCCCACACCATCGCGACCACAAGGACAACGCCCAGGGTAACGAGGGCCCGCATCTGCCAGGCCGCCAATGGAAACTCCCCATTCAACTGCCAACGTGGCCCCAGCCACCAGGTGGCCACCAGCAAGGCAATAACGCCCAGTGTCAGGGTGACCGGGGCTGCGTTTTTTAGGTATGGCAGAAGCCAGCGACCGATGAGTAAAGCTTTTCTCCACATGGTGTCCATTCCTGCATGATTCCTTGGTGTGTTCCGGGGATCAGCCCAGCTTTTCAAGCTGTCTGATCAGGGCGGGCTCCCAGTCCTCGAGAGCCAGCCCGCGAACCTGCGTTTGCAGATCCTGAACCTGCTGCGTGGCCAGTGATTTCAGGCCCGCGTCTTTCATTAATCGGGCGCTGGCAAGGCGCCAGTTAAAGCGGTCTCTTGGCTCTCTCGCTTCCGCCAGCCCGTCTTCCAGGAGTTGCATCGCGGCAGCCAGTCCCTTTTGCGCGACCAGCTCCCGGGCCTTCTCATAAGTCTGCTCCCAGGCGTTGGCGCCGCAGGCGGAACCACCGGTCGCTGGCACGGACCAGAGCCACTCTTCCGCCTCCCGGGAAAGGAACGGGGTGCCATTGTTGAAGGTGAGTTCCGGCAACTGGGCAAGGCGCTCAACAAACTCCTTTGTAGACACACGGATGGCTTCAGCACAGGCATGGTGGCCCAGGGCCGTCGCTACCCGGGCACTTAACCAATGGCCGTCGAGCCAGAACGGACTGACCGACAGACTCTGCTCGATTTTCTGCCACAACGCCAGATCTGCTGATTTTTCCAGGGCTTCCCGATAATCGGCCACACGATCGGCACTTACGGCGGCAAGATCGGTCCGCTTTCCGTCCCGTGTCGGTGGCACCGTAGTGATGTTCTGCCAGATAGCGTAACGGCGAAGCTGGTATCCCAGAGGCTGATCCGGCTCTGCCTCGGTAAGCATGTCCGCGACCTTCAGAAGACTCTGTCGGGTTGCCCTTTCGTCACCGGGATCCAGGGTGAGCAATCCCAGAGAAGGCTTTGGCTGTGCGGGTTTTTGCTCAGGCGTTTCCGTTCCGGAATCCTGGTTGGCCTGCTGCCCTGCCGATGGACGGGGTCTGGGGGCTGACGTGGCGTCGTTCACCCTGGGCAGTTTTTCAACTGCCCGTTTCAGATCCTGCAGTGACTCCTCAGGCAACTCCCGATCAGCGGCCTGGTCCATCAGCCTGGACAGGAGTTCAAGGCAGAACGCCCGACCGTCGCCAACACTGCCATCGAACGCCAGGGCCTCTACACCCTTGCCGGCGCGCTGAAGCATCTGGGTGAACATCATCTTGCGGGCCCGCTTGCCCTTATCCCCAGGATACGGCCAGGCCTGTTCCCACCACTCGTCCAGGACGCGGTGCAGCAGGTACAGAGACAGGGCGAACCGTTCCCCGTCGCCTCCACGTTGCAGGGCGATCAGCAAAAAACCCAAAACTTTCAGATCCTTGCTTCGGTCTGAAAGAATTGTCAGGGCATCGCTTTCCACCTTGCTCCAATCGATATCGGTATGGGCCAGCGAGCCCACCTTCATGATCTCGTTTTCCAGAAACTCGAGCGTTGCATCGTCTCCGAGTGCCTCGCCGACACGGGAATCGCCGGGCAATGGTGAGACGACCTGTTCAACGTAGGGATGTTGCTCAATGATCTGCATGTTGCTGTCCTGAATCACTGTGTTCACCCGGGATCTACCAACCACAGACCTCTCGTAGCGGTTCGATCGCCCGGCGGTATCCCGAGAGATCAAACAGCAGGCCGTCAATGCGGCTATTGGGCGAGTCGATGCGGGCTTCTGTGCCGTTGATCATGGCTTTCACGGTACGAATGGCTGGCAGTCCCCGGCCGCCGCTGAGTACGAAACCGTTGTCCCGCACCCGCCAGACAGTCTGTTCCCGGCCAAACCCCAGTTGAACCCGCTCCTGGTCCATTGCTTTGGGCAGCATCAGCGTCAGTTCCGTGATGTTGTTGTGGCACTGAAGAGCCAGCAGCGGCCTGGGAGGTTGAGCCCCCAAAGCCGGAACCGTCACCAGCTGGCCAGCGGCTTTTCCGGTATCCCGGTAAAGCACGCCAGCACCGGCATTCTTGGCATCAAGGCTGGCGTAAGCCTGCCGCCATCGCTCGGATCGGCGGGCATCCGGAGCGTTGAATTCCACGACGGCTGCCGCCAGGGGAGTGCCAAAGACGTCGTCAAAGCAGGCTAACCGTTCAAGTCGCTGGGGCTCACTGGTACAGGCCCGGGCATCTTCAAGCTGGCCAGCGCAGGCATGGGAGACCAGAAAAGCCAGAGCCCATGCCCCGACAACTCGACCGGTTAATCGCATGTTGCGGTGACTCATGACTCTGCCACCTGATACTTCAGACACTTATGGGCAAGGGTCCGCTTTGGCAGACCGAGGCTTTCCGCCGCCTGGGCCCGGTTGCCACCATACTGGCGCAAACGCTCACGAATAATTGCCGCCTCAAAGGCCTGTGCTGCGGCTTTAAGATCCCGGATGTCTTCCACTGCGGGCAGATCAACGGGATTTCTGTCTCCGACATCCCATGGTGCGCTGGTCCAACCATCTGATGACTCTTCAAACAGGTCATTCATCCTCAGAACTTCAGGCTGGATATCATCTCCGCCCGGGGTCTGCAGACAGGCCAGTTCAATGATGTTACGCAGCTCACGGACATTGCCCGGAAAATCGTATCCGGCCAGCAGGTGCAGGGCGTGGCTGGAAATGCCCATGGGCCCGCTACCCTCACGCTCGGTATACAGCCGAATGAAATGACGGCTCAGGGCTTCGAGGTCGTCGGGGCGTTCCCGCAAGGGCGTCACCCTCAGCGGAAACTGGCTCAGGCGGTAAAACAGATCCCGTCGGAAGCTGCCATCTTCGATACCAGCCTGGAGCGGCTGGTGAGTGGCCGCTACCAGGCGAAAATCCGAGTGCTGTTCCTTGCGGGCCCCGAGCGGGCGAAACTGACGGCCCTCCAACACCCGGAGCAGCTTCGACTGCAGAGCCATGGGCATGTCGCCGATCTCATCCAGGAACAGGGTGCCGCCGTTGGCCTGCGCCAGAAGCCCCTGTTTGTCCTGGTCGGCACCTGAAAACGCACCTCGGGTATGCCCGAACAGTTCGCTTTCCAGAAGGGTATCCGGAATGGCGGCGCAGTTGACCACCACCATCGGGCCCTCGGCCCGGTCGGACAATTCATGGATACCGCGGGCGACCACATCCTTGCCACATCCGGTTTCACCCTGCACCAGGACGGATAGCTGACTGCCGGCGGCCCGGACGATCTGGGCCCGAAGGCTGGTCATGGCCTGTGAGTTGCCGACCAGGGTTCGGGCCAGTTGTTCGCAGCGGGTGCGAACGCTTTCGGCGTCGTGCAGATGATCCAGTGACCGCTTGAGCAGACGGCGTTGCCAGACCTGATCGCGGCTCTGAAGTTGGGTAATCCATTGATGAACAAGCAGTTGCCGCAAGCCTCCATACAGAGGTTGGCCGGTAATACCGTCCCAGTCGGGTTCGTCTCGACACAGAACAAGTATTCCCAGGGTTCGGCCATCATTGCCGGTGAGGGGCTCGAGCCACAGGGAGCGCGGCCGATCGCTGGCCTCGAACAGGGCCTGGAAGCCGACGTGGTCCAGGCGGTAACTGGCGGCACGGGTAAGTTCACGGGCTTTGCCGGTTTGCAGCACGTGGGCAAAGGGGTGGCTGAAGTCGCCGCAGTCGAATTCGCCGTGTTCTTCCAAATCGCTGCAGTGCAGGGTTCGGCCACTGAGGTCGAGTTCGAGCGCCCAGCAGCGGGTCAGCCCGAAGGCGTTTTCCAGCTGCTTTGTGGCGGTTTTCAGCAGGTCCGGCAGGTTGTCCTGCTGGATCAGGGCTACCGCCAGGTCAATGCCGGTGTGCAGTTCCATCTGCATCCGTCCCATGGTTCTCTTCCCTAAGATTTTTATGCTTTTGTGTTCGCCTACCGCACACCGTGCGATTCTTTGAAGTAGCTCTAAACCACCATTCCTGTAAATCTGGCGTCTTCAACACCCAGCGTGACCTTTGTAACTGGCTCCCTCGCCGCCAGTTTCTTCAGCAACGCCAGTGAAACAGGCGGCAACAATTCACCCTCTATGATCGACTCAAGCATCCTTGCGCCGTTTTCACTTCTTGTCGCACGGTTTCGAATAGCCTCGATAAGTCCTTCTTCCAGTTCCACGTCGGTGTGGTAACGGGCCTTGATCTGGTCCGCCAGGCGCTGGAGTTTGTCGCCAACGATACGGTTGAGGGTTTCCTCGCCCAGGGGTAAATAAGGCACCACTTCCATCCTTGCCAACAAAGCGGGCTTGAAGAAGTTGGCCAATTCCGGGTATAGGGCCTCTTCCAAACTGGCCGGGGACTCGGCGTGGTTGACGATGGTCTGGTAGCCGAGGTTGGAGGTAAGGAAGAAGACGACGTTTTTGCAGTCGATCAATCGGCCTTCACCGTCGGCCAGTTCGCCTTTGTCGAACGCTTGGTAAAACAGGTTGAGGACTTCCGGATGGGCTTTTTCGACTTCGTCGAGCAAGACCACGGAGTAGGGTTTCTGTCGGATGGCTTCGGTGAGGATGCCGCCTTCGCCGAAGCCAACGTACCCCGGCGGTGAACCGATTAGCCGAGAGACGGTATGTTTCTCCTGGTACTCGGACATGTTGATGGTGGTCAGGAACTGGCGGCCGCCGTAAAGCAGCTCTGCCAGTTGCACCACGGTTTCGGTTTTGCCAACGCCACTCGGGCCAACCAGCAGGAACGCGCCCATGGGGCGACCGGGCCGGCGCAGGTCGGCGCGGGCGGTGAGCAGGTGCTGGTGCAGGCAGTCGATGGCGGTGTCCTGGCCTTTGATGTGCTCCTGCAGATACGCCGGCAAATGGGTGATTTTTTCCAGCTCGTCGGTGGTCATGCGGTTGACCGGGATGCCTGTCCAGTCGGCGATGACTTCGGCTACCTGGCGCGCGTCGACGCGAGCGTGGACCAGCGGTTCGTCGGCCTGGAGTTCCAACAGCTCCTGCTCGATCGCCGCGGCTTCGCTCTTCAGATCCGGGCGTTCTTCGTGGTCGGCCTCGGCAAGCTCTGCGGCCTCAGTCGTTTTCACCTCGGAGTCTGCCTTTAGCAGGCGCTCACGAATGTCGACCAGTTGGGCGACCAGTTCCCGCTGGTCGTTCCAGCTCCGATCCAGGGCTTCGGCTTCGGCGTTCAGATCGTTCATCTTTTGTTGCAGTGCGCGCTCGTGCTCGTCATCCACGCTCTGACCGAGGGCATGCTCCCGGTCCATCAGGTTCTGCTCCATCGCCAACTGGTGCAGCTGGCTGCGCACGTGGCTCAGGCGCCGGGGCGGCATGCTCAGGTTCAGGCTGACCCGGGCGCAGGCGGTATCGAGAACATCGATGGCCTTGTCCGGCAATTGTCGGCCGGCAAGATAACGGGCGGACATCTCCGAGGCGGCTCTCAGGGCGCTGTCGGTGATCAATACCTGATGGGCTTTTTCGTAGACCGTGCGAAGGCCACGGAGGATATGCACGGCCTCGCCTGGTGTGGGCTCGTCCAGGGCCACGGGCTGGAAACGTCTGCTCAGGGCGGGGTCTTTTTCGAAGTATTTCTTGTACTCGCGCCAGGTGGTGGCAGCGATGGTGCGCAGCTCGCCCCGGGCCAGAGCCGGTTTCAGCAGGTTGGCGGCGTCTGAGCCACCTTCGCTGTTACCAGCGCCGATCAGGGTGTGGGCTTCGTCGATGAACAGGATGATCGGCGTGGCAGAGCCTTTGACCGCTTCAATCACGCCTTTCAGGCGTTTCTCGAACTCGCCTTTCACCGAGGCACCAGCCTGCAGGGCGCCCATGTCCAGGGTCCAGAGCTCAACGTTTTTCAGGCTGTCGGGCACATCGCCATTGACAATGCGTAGGGCGAGGCCTTCCACCACGGCACTTTTGCCCACGCCGGCGTCGCCCACCACAATGGGATTGTTCTTGCGGCGGCGGCAGAGGATGTCGACCATCTGGTCGATCTCGGCGTCACGGCAAACCACGGGGTCCAGCTTGACCTCCCGGGCCAGTCTGGTGAAATCGGTGGCGTAGCGGGTGAGTGGGTCCATATCGGCCTGCAGGGTCGGCTTGTCCGCGCCGTTTTCCGCCAGCTGCGGGCGTTCGACGGATCCGCTCGTCAGCCGGTCAAATTGCTTGCGCAACTGCTCTCGGTTGATGTCCACCAGTGCCTTTGCCACCCGGGGCATCAGGTATCGGTCGGCATTCATCAGCAGGGCGAGGAATACCGCGCCGGAACGCAATTCGGTGTGGCCCAGTTCGGTGGAAGCCAGCAGCCAGGCATCCTGCATCAGCTCTACTAACAGCGGCGAGAAGGATGGATAGGGCTCAGCGCTTTGCGCCTCGCCGTGCAGGCTGTCGCCCACCAGCGGTTGCAGTTGCTGATGCTCAATGCCGGTATGCTCCAATATCTGGCGCACGTCGGAGAACGGCGTTTCCAGCAGTTTGAACAGCAAATGCGCCGGGGTAATCTCGGCGCCCTGGCGGCTGATGCACAGGGCGGCTGAGGCTTCCAGGGCCTGGCGTGAAATGTCGTTGAGGCGCCCGATCAGCGCCGGCAGTTCTACCCGAATCACGTGGATATCCTTATTTCGGTAGTTGGTCGAGTACGCGCAGTACGTCCGTGATGCGCTCGTTCAGTGCCATGTTGTAGAGGGAGTAGATTCCGGCCATGGCCGCCACAAACAGACCAGCAATGCCCCAGACGGGCATGCCGCTGCGCAACCGGTTCCGGGTTGGTGTCACGTTCGCCATGGCATCCAATAGAGGCTCCAGGTCCTGCACCTCCCGTAAAGCTTTCAGTTGTTCGTGCAGGCCCCGGACAATCTGGTCGTATTCATCCCGACCGTTTTCCATCACCTTGTACCGGCCTTCAAAACCCAGACAGAGACACAGGTAGATGAACGACAGCATGTCACGATAACGGGCCGGTTCCTGCTCCATCCGGGCAAGAATGGCAAACACCTTTTCCCCACCCCAGGTCTCGTTGTGAAAGCGGGACAGCAGGGAGTGCTGTGACCAGACGCTGTGGGCGCCCCAGTCAGTTCCCAGCACGGCCTCGTCGATGAAGGCGCAGAGGACATACCGGTAGGCGACAACAACCGGCCGATCGTAACCCTCTTCCACCAGTTCCCGATCGATGGCGCCAATCTCATCCACCACCTGCTGGTAGAGGGTTTCCACCGCGCGATACTCTGCCAACCTGCGTATCCTGATGACCAGGCCAAGCAGTGGTGTGGCCGCGTCAATCAGACGGTTATGTTCCAACCCTCTGAGCTGGAACTGCTGGTCGACCTGCCCTTCCCTGCTGCCCTCACCTCCTCTCTGGCTGTCGGCAAAAATCAGATCACTGAACGCACGGCTGCCGGAATTCCTGCTGCCATTGGGTAAGTCCATTACCTGTGCATCTGCCATGATTTAGCTCCTGATTGCCCAGAACTGCATTTCCATGGCCGGGAAACTGCCGGCCACGTGGAACGCGAAGCCGCTGGCGTTGTCGAGCATTTGCCAGGCCTGGCTCTGGTCGTCCAGGCGGAAGTACACGAAGCCGGCGTGGTACGGCAACTGCCGGGGTGCAACCGGTAACGCGGCGAGCGGAATCCCCGGCAGCTGCAGGCTGATGAGGTCGCGGATTTTTTCCACGGAGGCCACCTTGCACTGCTGGGTGAACTGCTTTCGCAGATCGTCCAGCGGCATGTCGGCTTTGACCGCAAGAATGAATTCCGCATCCCGGACCAGCTGGGCATCCTGAACCGGGGCAACGGTCAGGCCGTACTGGCGCTGCTGGAGCTGGATAGCCAGAGCCCTCGGTTCCAGCACCGTACTCAGGGACTGCCGCAGAACCTGCATGAGCGGGCTAAAACAATCCTCCGGCAGATCGTGGTCATAGGCCGGGTGTTCCCTCGGCAAGCGTCCTTCATCGGTGAAGGTCACCAATTCGCCACACAGCTCAAGCAGGGCTTCGAAGAGCCGCTCGGGATGCAACTGGCGCAGGCGGGCCAGATGCATGAACCTGGGATGAGCCCGGTTCAGCATCTGCAGCAACATAAAGTCCGCCACGTCGGCAACGCCGCCTTGCCCCGGTGCACCGACACGCTCGGCGATATTGCGTGCCCGCTCCCGCATCAAGCCTGCCATTTCACCGACGAATCGCTGCAGCCTGGGTGCGGCTCGCACACTCAGCATGGTGGGGAGGAAGTTCGGATCCATCACCAGGCTTCCGTCCGGGCGCTTTTCAAGAATCCGGCCGATCGCCAGGGCTGCATAGGCGCTACAATCTTCCCGCTCCAGCATCAGGCGGGGCGCCACTCGGCCCACATCAATGGTGTGGGCATCGCCGTCGATCGAGTGCAGATCCCTGATTTCCCGGGAGTCGGCACGGAACCGGCCGGCCACGGGGGCGTCCGGCCATTCCACTTCCGCCAGGCTTTCACTGCCCAGCGGCAGCGCCAGATAGACGACCTGATTGGCCACTGAGGCATCGGTGATTTCCATCGGCTCAGGCATCACATCGTCCTGGGGAAGGCTGAAGCGGGTGCCATCCGGGAACAGGCCGGATGCCCGAACCAAGCCAACCCGGCCGAAACTGAGGTACTCCGAGTTCAGTTCCAGGTCGCTGAAGCCGTACAGATAATCGGAGACCGCGAGCGCCCGCTCATTGATCTGGTGTTCCAGGTATCGCTGCTGTTGCTGGAAGTGTTGGGGCTTGATAAACAGGCCGTCACTCCAGACGACTCGATTGGTTACTGCCATCAGGTATCATCCGAATGCTTGAGTTGAACTTCCCGCTCCCGCAGGTTCACCAGTAGGTTGTAACGGCCCCCGATCGGATCCACCTTCACCACCTTTTTCCACTGGGACAGGTTGGGGTAGGCGTAAAAGGCAATGACGCCGATAAATCGGGTGTCCTCGCCAATTTCGAAGGGTTCGATGAACTTGAACTGGCCCGGCACCAGGGAATAATCGCTGTGGTCCACATAGTTCTGGCCCAGGGACGACTCCAGGTCGCTCAATAGCTGGTCGAAATCCCCGGCCATCAACAGTGAGCTGTCGCGCATCTCGATGATCTGAAACGCGATGGGCGTGGGCGCCAGGGATTCATTCGGGTTTACATCCGGTTCAGCCACCATGGTCAGACCGACCCGGCTGGGCAGATCCTCAGGGTATCCAACCGGGATATCCGGGTCCCAGAGCACTTTTGCGGTTTTGGTGACCGCGTTATAGGGGGTGCTGCATCCGGCAAGCACGAATACGATGGCCAGCAAACTCCATTTGCAGGTCTTCACAACGGGTTCTCCCTCTGTAGTTGGCGCAGGTTCTGGTCGTAAGCCTGTTCGAACACTTCCTGGAACAAACGCTCGAATCCCTGCTGACGACTGGATTTCAACTCTCGGTAATAGTGCTGGTACATATCCCAGGCCCAGCGTCCCTCGTCCTCGTTCTTGCGCAGTCCCCGACGGTAACCATGGAAACGACGCAGCAAAGCCTCGGGAGAAAAGGCGTGCAGGATGGCCTCCAGCGCCTCGCTGATGGCGTCACGGGTTGCCTGCTGGTGCTGATTCAGGCTCTGCAGACTCTCCCGGACTGCTGCCGGCGCCGACAGGTGAACCGGGCTGCGGTGGCTGGCGAACAGGGTCTGCACGGTATCCTCATAACCCTCACCCAACCGCAGTGGATTATCCTCAATGGGTTGCAGGCGGGTTCGCAGCGCCTGATGCCGGCTGTCTTCTCCCTGGTGCAGTGCCAACAGCCCTTCCACGGTCGCCTTCAGTGTCTGCCCCGCTTCCTCCAGGAACAGACGCATCTCATTGCTGTCGGCAAAGTCCAGCCCGGCTTCCATACCCCGCAACAGGGG
This genomic stretch from Marinobacter salsuginis harbors:
- the tssM gene encoding type VI secretion system membrane subunit TssM, yielding MDTMWRKALLIGRWLLPYLKNAAPVTLTLGVIALLVATWWLGPRWQLNGEFPLAAWQMRALVTLGVVLVVAMVWGMVLARRLRKVNVKQSEAQKEQEDPILPMERKQQRLLDRQLAALKSNLPGRKGIYRLPWYLVMGLEDAGKTSLIQRSGQTYTLTNVTRNNRGDRNAFGFDWWIGDDGVLIDPDGELLSQSQGEGAGAEIQQRLWNHFIAWLERNRPQRPLNGVVLTIDLARLSVADPDQRRDRAILLRTRLRELMEQIGSRLPVYVTFTKMDLLYGFGPPVRTLSKQEKDQALGFTFSLENQMDSDDWLSQFVDRYTALVERLTDRLPDVLANTRDAEERAAAYSFTRQLAGLKPVLEQFLTDLLSADVFSTPAMVRGTFFTSVLQEGVPEDAFVSAAAANYQIAEPIQPAQRSGQSANLFTRELFPKIIYPEAGLAGDNRRVIQSRQRRLAVAAVVAICAGAGMTAGWQHFFIRNAEAAAAVEARVQGFIENWQPVGFEPDNTGRNLLGPLDELREATLAFGDHRRNWPLLSDMGLYRGHEVGPEVEESYLDMLAYQYLPALMFGVMAEMGRAPDDSTERLEHLRVLRMLYDASGRRNDIVTRYMQNYWQQAFPGQSDLQQRLMGHLDYAMAHTDLARLTQEGDAVAVMTLAPFRSSVQWAQHELGRVATPDRVYRDLEIEAEQEFRTPLELARAAGPAFSTVFSRVDGYGEPVVSDGSGEEDPLTIPALLTREGLEKWFLRKSGSVTELALVDAWVLGRRDNVEFSKADEARLLASLQTLYAEHYAEAWRTALSRIDIQRFEDLNHGVRILESLISGHEPLASLLGQVRHNTRLVPSGQGESAAARELLEQSPHFRMLQDIERQFAELNQLTRDNGDQPTGLEQIMLVVGELHEYIRNIQEAPDKGKAALVAARARMGLQGADPIFTLQRMADNQPEPLNRLLTRLATESWRVVLDQAVAQLEREWYREVYQPFQQNLARHYPFNPDSGRDVALQDFERFFAPGGVLDAFYQDNLKLFLEDHPEQVGDARRAGLVRGAVLTSLENADRIRRAYFTRGGSLDVEFALEPLNLSANKRRSVVNVVGQLVEFSHGPRQSIPLVWPNTLRDSVESRITLVPVQVNRSPRSLSENGPWALFRLLDKADITGVSSSAVDVRFRVDDGDMRYRLHAASNTNPFTQQLLAGYRIPRSLY
- the vasI gene encoding type VI secretion system-associated protein VasI, yielding MSHRNMRLTGRVVGAWALAFLVSHACAGQLEDARACTSEPQRLERLACFDDVFGTPLAAAVVEFNAPDARRSERWRQAYASLDAKNAGAGVLYRDTGKAAGQLVTVPALGAQPPRPLLALQCHNNITELTLMLPKAMDQERVQLGFGREQTVWRVRDNGFVLSGGRGLPAIRTVKAMINGTEARIDSPNSRIDGLLFDLSGYRRAIEPLREVCGW
- the tssA gene encoding type VI secretion system protein TssA, with the translated sequence MQIIEQHPYVEQVVSPLPGDSRVGEALGDDATLEFLENEIMKVGSLAHTDIDWSKVESDALTILSDRSKDLKVLGFLLIALQRGGDGERFALSLYLLHRVLDEWWEQAWPYPGDKGKRARKMMFTQMLQRAGKGVEALAFDGSVGDGRAFCLELLSRLMDQAADRELPEESLQDLKRAVEKLPRVNDATSAPRPRPSAGQQANQDSGTETPEQKPAQPKPSLGLLTLDPGDERATRQSLLKVADMLTEAEPDQPLGYQLRRYAIWQNITTVPPTRDGKRTDLAAVSADRVADYREALEKSADLALWQKIEQSLSVSPFWLDGHWLSARVATALGHHACAEAIRVSTKEFVERLAQLPELTFNNGTPFLSREAEEWLWSVPATGGSACGANAWEQTYEKARELVAQKGLAAAMQLLEDGLAEAREPRDRFNWRLASARLMKDAGLKSLATQQVQDLQTQVRGLALEDWEPALIRQLEKLG
- a CDS encoding sigma-54-dependent Fis family transcriptional regulator; translation: MQMELHTGIDLAVALIQQDNLPDLLKTATKQLENAFGLTRCWALELDLSGRTLHCSDLEEHGEFDCGDFSHPFAHVLQTGKARELTRAASYRLDHVGFQALFEASDRPRSLWLEPLTGNDGRTLGILVLCRDEPDWDGITGQPLYGGLRQLLVHQWITQLQSRDQVWQRRLLKRSLDHLHDAESVRTRCEQLARTLVGNSQAMTSLRAQIVRAAGSQLSVLVQGETGCGKDVVARGIHELSDRAEGPMVVVNCAAIPDTLLESELFGHTRGAFSGADQDKQGLLAQANGGTLFLDEIGDMPMALQSKLLRVLEGRQFRPLGARKEQHSDFRLVAATHQPLQAGIEDGSFRRDLFYRLSQFPLRVTPLRERPDDLEALSRHFIRLYTEREGSGPMGISSHALHLLAGYDFPGNVRELRNIIELACLQTPGGDDIQPEVLRMNDLFEESSDGWTSAPWDVGDRNPVDLPAVEDIRDLKAAAQAFEAAIIRERLRQYGGNRAQAAESLGLPKRTLAHKCLKYQVAES